The window GCAACAATGCAGCCAATCCCAGCCCTGCCACCCTGCCATTAATACGTTCTGAATAGGGACTGAACCCGAAATCCACTTTCATCTTGCCAGACACCGGTTCCTTGAGCGGAACCGGTGGGAGATAGACGCTGGCAGCTCCGCTGCCAGCTTTCTTGCCCCCTGACTTCCTGGTTTTTCGGGCCTCGGCTTTTTTGCCGGTGCCTGATTTGTACTTGAGGCGGATGTTGGAGAGGCGGGAGTCGAAGTCTGCGGAGTCGGGGGAGGGGTCGGGGGAGGGAGATTCTTCCGGGGTGGCGCGGAGGGGGGAGAGGAGGTGGGGGTGAGGGGAGGGGGAGGAGGAGAAGAGGGGGGTGGAGAATGGGAGAGTTAAGGGTGGAATGGTTGACATGGTTGGGTTTGGTTTGGTAAGTGTAAGTGTGGACTATATGGATATTGTGCATGTGGATATGCCTGTGATTTGGTTTGTCTGTGGATGTGGTTTGGTTCTCTGCTTGGATAAATTCATCAGAATTGGAAAGACTGActgtaattataatttataatattattaaactgATAAAGTATCAACGGGAATGATCAACTAAAAATTATTCGTGCAAGtccattatttattatatttataaatacaagGTGCCTGttagtaaaataaataatttaaaattatttatttaaattaatttcaattattatttttttcgagGAATTTTAAATCTTCACTTAGAATAGAGTTGTCTTTTGTAGTTAACATGTATTATTAATTCTGCAGATACTTTCATTACTTCATGTCATAGTTGAAGCAGTTTTACCGTTAAGAAAGTTTGAAAGATGGGATTAGCTTTCCTTTCTCAGCACATATTTGCAGTTTTTGTATGATTTAGTCTAAAATTTTGGAAGTTAAATTTGTCTGCTAATTCCAATTGTATAATTCACAACTCAAATATGAAAGAGAAATTTTGAAAGTTAGATTTGTCTGCTAATTCCAGTTATATAATTTACaactcaaatataaaagagagggaaaataaatataaaagagaaggaaaagtaATGTAGAGGGAAACTAAGAAAGACGGGAgggaaataatattatattcataaatctatactatactataaaaagccaacataggtataatttgtagtcgtacaaaattttgtttcggtactctcctctaaaactaaaagtctacaagtagatatctattaaacagtttcatatactaaaaacactccttatatatactaatatctttttaaatataatttataataattagttaaaaaaaaggtgaaactactgttaataacatatattaatattaaaaattacttatggataaacgtataactaattataaatatacaattatgaatatcttttgtctaaaatacatataaacaattaaagacgctactttttaattataacgtattctactcgaaatttaacacttacgtattctatttcattacaaacacgagccattacgtaacatatgaagatatatgaaatatgaaaaatttgatttaaattgaataataaactgtcacatattaatatagaaaaatatttatagatagataataaattgtgaaagctaaatttccgttagaagatataacgagttggttaatataatttagctAAAATccaatttattaatactaaaatactaataaaatggtgttaaaaattaaattataattaataaattatgaatcatatacccgcccgtgctttgcacggggttaaaggctagtatacaATTAAGAGTTACTAGATGCACTTTAAAAAAAAGGAGATAGAGTAgcctcttaaatttttaaagaacaTCTAAGAACCCATTGAAgtactaaattttgatttgcctTCTAAATTTTGATCTAAGAGCTTGTTTAGAGAGTTCCTGGAGATCGCTCTAATATGTTGAATTTGAATTATTACTTATAGCTCTATGGGtggtttataatatttttagataatttattaagtatttaattaaatatttaaacaagtATTTTGATCAAACCTGTTAGAGTTTATGATAGAATAGAgcgtgaatatatttttttcaatgagAATGTTTAGGTGATGTGTctaatttagatttttttaaagacttgttaatttagatattaaaaaatgtattagaatcgtaaattatttattttttttatttttttgatagattaaaaaattaaattagaatttaaattatacattaaaaattaatgggccTCGCCCACTACTTCAccaacttttctttttctttttcaccaatttatacatatttttttaacttaggTGCTCATATCAAATGTGAAAAATTGGCGGAGACAGATGgactaatatatatttcaattttattcaaatttcatATTTCAGATAGATTTAGATCAGATTTGAGATTTAAAATCGATAATatctaaaatccaaatccaaatacaaaacttttatgatctaaaaatcatattcaattaatatatatatatatatatatatatatatatatatatatatatatatatatagagtcatgctcTAGTGAGAACCAATGTtattgtgagatatgagatccaaTCCTAATCACTCATTTTAAACTTTATATCAATTTCTCaccataaattaatttttaaataatttattaccaTCTTCACTCTAGTTCCACCATCTGCCACTCTCAATCACTACCGACCATCATTTCCGGCCACCACCATAAAATCACCActgacaaatataaaattactgTTGCCAAACCCCAAATCACCACTGGAAAACCAAAAATCACCAccagaaaatgaaaatcactACATCCAGCCATTATTCATCCCCACCCGTCCGGCTACCAGCTGCGTTCATCAACTCCGGTCaccaaaatcataaaaataatcacCAGATTTTattgtaaatcataataataatcaCTAATTACCACCACATCACTACCAACTACAAACAACCACCGACATCTACAAATCCACTAAATCTGAAAAATCAccgattacaaaataaaatcactAGAAATGAACTCCAGTCAccaacataataacaataatcacgAAAAACGCCATCATCAATCACCACCATCACTATCTACGGACCACCACCATCTACAACTCCCCAAATCTGAAAAATCACCGAGTACAAAATAAAATCATCgtgaacaaaaatgaataaccTGCTACATGATAATGCTTGAGGTTGGAGAGCCGTCGAAATGCTCTGTCGATGGACTCTCGTCGGTGAGAACGAGGAAGAGCAGAAGGGAGGCCGAGAGTGAGGAGGAGATATGGAGGAGACGAAAGGAGGATGAGTTTTTGTATATCAAAGTTGTGCAGCCGGGTTACGATGTCGCCGGCGTTGACAACGCCACCGTGACATCAGCGGTAGCAGCATAGAAAGGGTAGATGAGATTGATTGTTGTGTGTGTATGGTCAAGCCCGCGCATCAGCAACGAAGAGAGATAGTGAGGTTGAACCATCAACATCAATGGTAGCAGCTCGAGAAGGGGGTGGAGTTTTGAAGTGGTGAGAGAAGACAGTGGATCGATGGTGATAAGATGGGTGGATCTCCGCTTTCAAAATTCAGAGTGGAAATGacatgtaaaaagtcaaaataaattaatcttcTTGAAATTTTGATCCATTTTCATCTGCAaggtaaattttt of the Daucus carota subsp. sativus chromosome 4, DH1 v3.0, whole genome shotgun sequence genome contains:
- the LOC108217179 gene encoding uncharacterized protein LOC108217179 — protein: MSTIPPLTLPFSTPLFSSSPSPHPHLLSPLRATPEESPSPDPSPDSADFDSRLSNIRLKYKSGTGKKAEARKTRKSGGKKAGSGAASVYLPPVPLKEPVSGKMKVDFGFSPYSERINGRVAGLGLAALLLVELATGKSVIRYHSPSIIFLQVYFVAMATAIFIKAEKEKISVWPRS